The genomic interval AGGAGGGCATCGTTGGTCTTGTCCCCTCGCACGGGGCCGTTCTGGCGGCGCTCTATCGCGAAGGTCCGCTGCCGATGAAGGAGATCTGCAAACGCATCCACAGGGACAAGAGCACCCTTACCGTCCTGGTGCGAAAACTGGAGGAGCTGGGCTATGTGGAACGGGAGCCCGACGAAAAGGACAACCGCATCGTTAGGGTCCGCCTGACGGAGAAGGGCGTCGCCTCCCGCGGCGCTCTCGAACGGGTCTCCCTGCGCCTGCGCGAAAGGGTTTGGGGCGACGCTCCAGAGGAGGAAAAGGCGGCGGTCTGCCACGCATTGATTAAAATGATCGAGCGCATGGAACAGGACCCGGTCCGGTGAGGCAAAAAAATTTTTTGCATAAATAGTTTTATATCAAACAAAAATGGAGGCGACGAAGTATGATCGACTTGGAGAAAATTCTGAGGGAGAACCCCAATGGGGTCCTGGCCACGCGAAATGGCGACGGAGTTGCGACGCGAATTTTCCAGTTTCTTTTCATGGGGGACGGAAATAAGGTCTATTTTTGCACGGAGAGCGACAAACCCGTCTACCGGCAGCTGACCGCCAACCCAAAAGTATCCTTCTGTACCTCGGCGAAGGATTGGAATCCGGTGCTCTCCCTAGATGGCAGGGCCGTCTTCGTCGATGACATGGCGCTGAAACAGCGCGCCCTGGAGGAGTACCCCCTGATTCGGGATATCTTCAAGACCGCGGACAACCCCCTCTTCAAGTTATTCTACCTGGAGGTCCAGGAGATCCACACCTTCTCCTTCGCCGAAGGGGCAAAGCTCTCCAACCCGTAACCCAACAGGATGCGAACGAGGGCCCTCGGCCCCCGTCGGATCAACGCCCCGAACGCCCCGCGCGAGGCCCAGGCTCGCTTGGGGCGTTCGTCCGTTGGAACAGTTCACGGTTCGACGTGCTTATGCAATACCCTAGGGAAAGAGGAGGTCGGGCCAGAGGGGGATCCATCCCTTCATCTGGACCAGGCCGATATCCAGATAGACGGCCAGCATGGAACGGCTGGGGTACCCCGAGGAGGAGAGCTCCTTGGGCAGCGGAATCTGGATCCGAACCCGGCTCCAGGGCGGAGATATCTTCGGAGAGCCGGCCATTGAGAAAAGCGTCGTTCCCCCCGTGAAGGCGCTGGCTCGGGTCAGGGGCAGAGGGGGAATATCGCGGGCCCAGACGTCGAGCCGCAAGCCATTTTCCAGACAGAAACGGGTCAGGGCCAATAACTCCTCCAGGGAAAAGAGGATCGAGGAATCCACGATCACATTGGTAAGCGTGCCCCTGTGCAGCGACCAGAGGGGAGGGAGGGCGATACGGACATCCTGTCCGCTCTCGGTGCGAACCTCCTTGAGGGTTGGGGGCAGAACGGAGCCCTGAGACAGGGTGCGGTGCAGCAGCAGCGCGTCGAGTGGAGCGCGTGGCAGCCATTGCATCGAGGAGCGGATGGTCCTCTCGTTCCAGACGGAATGGGCAACTGTCATGGCATCCCTGAAGTAGGATACGAACGGGGTGCCCAGGGTCGCCTCCACGAGAAAGCTCTCCTTGTCCTTATCCAGGGCCAGAACGGGTCCATACAGCCCCAAAAAGCCCTGCTCCGTATCCTGGGAGGGCAGCATCGTCGCCTTGGAGAGCCGAGAGGCCGAGACATCCAGGCAGTACAGGTCACCCCTGGGCGACGGGAAAAGCGCCCAAGCGTCCTGAAAGTCCTCCTTCAGGCGGTCGAGACTTCGGACCTCCTTTTTCCCGAGGTCGAGCTTGGCACGGAAGATCTCTCCCTTTTCGGAAAGAACGAAGAGCTCCCCCAGGGGAGACCACGCGACATCGCGCGGCATCGGGACCTCAGCGAAAAAAAACTCCCGCCGGCTGACGGCATCCAGCAGATAGACCCTGCCGTTGCCGCGGTCGGCGACGGCCATCCAGTTCGCGTACCGGCTTATCCCCACGGGCTCGAACAGCATATCCCCCTCCGGCGGGGACCAGGACGCCAAATGCCGCAGGGCTTCCCTGTCGTAGAAATCTACGGACCGCGCTATGGGGTCGACCACGGCAAACTCCGCCTCCGAGAGCCAGCAGGCATCCACGATATGCGAGTCCACACGCCCCCTCAGGTCCGGGGAGATGTTTTCGCCGGAGATATCGAAAAAGGAATGGACCTCCCCATCGACGCCAAAGACAAAGAACGTCCCGTCCCCTACGGGAAGGGCAACAGCCGGGGACGGAACGGAGGCGGACCGGAACCCGTTTCCTCCCTCGGAGAGGTAGACGTTGCCACCCAGCGTATCACAAAGGCAAAGCGCGGTATCCAGCGCATCCACCTTGCCCAGCCCCTTCACGTTGAAGGGACGCAGAATTCCGCCCCCCCATTCCTTTTGAAGGTCGGGCTGAGAGAACTGCCACCGTGAAGCAATGGGAAGCGGACTCAGGACCGCCCTGAGCAGACGCTCCTGAGCCAAGAACCAATTGAGAATCCGTGGTGCGGTACGGTCCATGGCCCGAACCTCGAGGTAGTCGGACAGGGCCTTGCGTGCTTCTTCAAAGTCCCCCGTGCGGGCCGCGGTCAGCCCCCTGAGGATGTAGTAATCGACCAGATAGGTGTTCGCCTTGAGGGCCCGGTCCAGGTAATCCAGCGTATTCCAGTAATCCCGCTCCAGAAAATAATCGTATGCCCGAGTGAAGTGGCGCTCGGACTCGTCGAGTTCCGCACGAGGGAGCTCGGCCCCCACGGAGGGAAGGGCCGCTCCCAGAAGAAGTCCCAACACAGCCATTATCAGGATCGTTCGTCTCATTTTCACTCCCCGTTTGACTTATATCCATTTCTTATATCCATTCCTAATATTTATTTCGCCCTACCGAAAAAAAGAGCGATAGCCGTAAACGATGGCAGCAGAAAACAAATTTACCTTCGCAGTACCTTCGACAGAAACTCCGCCGTCCGCGGCTTGCGCGGTCGGTCGAAGACCTCGTCGGGCGGCCCCTCCTCCGCGATGCGCCCTTGGTCCATAAAGAACACACGGTCGGCGAACTCACGCGCAAACCCCATCTCGTGCGTGACCAGCAGCATCGTCATGCCATCCCCGGCCAACTCCTTCATGACCTCAAGCACCTCTCCGATCATCTCGGGGTCGAGCGCGGAGGTCGGCTCGTCGAAGAGCAGAACCTCCGGGTCCATCGCAAGGGCCCGGGCAATCGCGACACGCTGCTTCTGGCCCCCCGAAAGGCGTTCGGGCCACTCGTCGATCTTGTCCTCCAGGCCGACGCGCCGCAGGAGCTTCTCAGCAAGGGCGTCGGCCTCCTTCACGCCGGCCAGTCCCAGCGAGACCGGCGACAGGGTTATGTTGCGGCGCACGGTCAGATGCGGGAAGAGGTTGAAGTGCTGGAAGACCATGCCCATACGTCGGCGGACCCGATCGATGTCGCAGTTCGGGGCCGTGACGGACTCCCCCCGGAAGAGGATCGTTCCGGCGCTCGGCTCCTCCATCCGATTCAGGCAGCGCAGGAAGGTGCTCTTCCCGGAGCCCGAAGGACCGATGACCGCCAGTCGTTCCCCCTTCGCCACCGTGGCGTCGATGCCGTCCAGTACGGGGACGCCCCCGAACTCCTTGCACAGGCCGTGAACCTCAAGCAAGGGCTCGCCGCAATCGAGCGAACGCTCCTCAGCCGCATGTTCTTCAATCATCATGCCCTCCGGCTGCGGTGCAGCCACCTCTCCAGCCTGCGGACCAGCTCCGTCAGGACCAGTACCATGGCCAGATAGATCAGGGCCACCATCACCAGGGGCTGGGAATGCTCCAGCGTCAGGGCCTGGATGTTCTGTCCGGCGCGTGTCAGGTCGTCGATGCCGATGTAGCCGGCCACCGATGTCTCCTTCAGCAGCGTGATGAACTCGTTGAACAGCATGGGGACGACGTTTCGGAAGGCCTGGGGCAGGACGACGCGCAGCATCGCGATCCGGTAGGGCAGCCCCAGGGAGCGGGCCGCCTCCATCTGGCCGGGGTCGACGGCCTCGATTCCCCCGCGAAAGATCTCCGCGACGTAGGCCCCGGAATTGAGGCCGAAGGCCAGGATGGCTACATGAAGTGTGTTGATGTCGCGCACCGCAGCGAATATGGAGAAGTTCCAGATCAGGAGCTGAACCATGACCGGGGTCCCGCGCATCACGGCGATGTAGAGATTGGCCAGGGCGTTCAGCAGGCCGATCCGGGCCCCTCCCCGATGAGCGACCCGGATCACGC from uncultured Fretibacterium sp. carries:
- a CDS encoding amino acid ABC transporter permease translates to MTSASSPETNGNGSSRGWSRPGRGNAGLLVCGALLVILLARGGFFSPAAWVGFGEKFHQNFILDGRYRMLIDGLKATLIMTSFATVIGLFLGLLISVIRVAHRGGARIGLLNALANLYIAVMRGTPVMVQLLIWNFSIFAAVRDINTLHVAILAFGLNSGAYVAEIFRGGIEAVDPGQMEAARSLGLPYRIAMLRVVLPQAFRNVVPMLFNEFITLLKETSVAGYIGIDDLTRAGQNIQALTLEHSQPLVMVALIYLAMVLVLTELVRRLERWLHRSRRA
- a CDS encoding MarR family transcriptional regulator, whose translation is MRIGDDIVQKISDLRNLANAFILKCLEEEGIVGLVPSHGAVLAALYREGPLPMKEICKRIHRDKSTLTVLVRKLEELGYVEREPDEKDNRIVRVRLTEKGVASRGALERVSLRLRERVWGDAPEEEKAAVCHALIKMIERMEQDPVR
- a CDS encoding amino acid ABC transporter ATP-binding protein; its protein translation is MAAPQPEGMMIEEHAAEERSLDCGEPLLEVHGLCKEFGGVPVLDGIDATVAKGERLAVIGPSGSGKSTFLRCLNRMEEPSAGTILFRGESVTAPNCDIDRVRRRMGMVFQHFNLFPHLTVRRNITLSPVSLGLAGVKEADALAEKLLRRVGLEDKIDEWPERLSGGQKQRVAIARALAMDPEVLLFDEPTSALDPEMIGEVLEVMKELAGDGMTMLLVTHEMGFAREFADRVFFMDQGRIAEEGPPDEVFDRPRKPRTAEFLSKVLRR
- a CDS encoding pyridoxamine 5'-phosphate oxidase family protein encodes the protein MIDLEKILRENPNGVLATRNGDGVATRIFQFLFMGDGNKVYFCTESDKPVYRQLTANPKVSFCTSAKDWNPVLSLDGRAVFVDDMALKQRALEEYPLIRDIFKTADNPLFKLFYLEVQEIHTFSFAEGAKLSNP